Proteins encoded together in one Coriobacteriia bacterium window:
- a CDS encoding UvrD-helicase domain-containing protein → MTRLDLSDLNPAQRDAVLTDAGPLLVLAGAGSGKTRVLTYRIAHLIGDLGVSPAEILAITFTNKAAAEMRQRLERLVGAGVRAMWVMTFHAACVRMLRADAERVGYTRSFSIYDDDDRKRMLGAVLAEFEIDPKRFTPAMVGARISSAKSELVGPVAYTERASTPPEKVTARAYGLYEQRMRQANAMDFDDLLVNAHRLLVGEPEVLAHYQDRFRHILVDEYQDTNHAQYEIVNLLAARERDLMVVGDDDQSVYSWRGADIRNILEFERDYPEATVVKLEQNYRSTETILAAANAVVANNVGRKPKTLWTANVGGEAITRYHASDERDEAGFIAAEVERLLREEKRSYADFAVFYRTNAQSRTLEDGLLRAGVPYRIVGGTRFFERAEVKDVMAYLRALANPADVQSVKRVINVPRRGIGKTTVQQIEAHAVFNGLTFAEALRSAAEDPAVKLAAAPRQKVGAFVALMRELAEARERYPLREYVETVLERSGLVGALQAEGTREATGRIENLQEFLGVVEEYAETHEEGDLDGFLEWAALRTDLDAMAEDDRSVTLMTLHTAKGLEYPVVFMTGMEDTVFPHANSMFEPAGLEEERRLAYVGITRAGERLYLTHAATRSLFGRQQYNPPSRFMEEIPEEHVRRGGLGSEALVPGDRGRGAGWGGYAGLGGAGATRQRGRRPGPGPGRTPYEGAGGRVFGTGAPRREPRRPSETFGPGDTIEHKVFGRGVVEAVSGDKVVVSFPGLGSKNLLLGYAPIRKVRD, encoded by the coding sequence ATGACTCGTCTCGATCTCTCCGACCTCAATCCCGCGCAGCGCGACGCCGTGCTGACCGATGCCGGGCCTCTGCTCGTGCTGGCCGGCGCCGGCTCGGGCAAGACGCGCGTGCTCACGTACCGCATCGCCCACCTGATCGGCGACCTCGGCGTCTCGCCCGCGGAGATCCTGGCCATCACCTTCACCAACAAGGCCGCGGCCGAGATGCGCCAGCGCCTCGAGCGCCTCGTCGGCGCCGGCGTGCGCGCGATGTGGGTGATGACGTTCCACGCCGCCTGCGTGCGGATGCTGCGCGCCGACGCCGAGCGCGTCGGCTACACGCGCTCCTTCAGCATCTACGACGACGACGACCGCAAGCGCATGCTCGGCGCCGTGCTCGCGGAGTTCGAGATCGACCCCAAGCGTTTCACGCCCGCGATGGTGGGCGCTCGGATCTCCTCGGCGAAGAGCGAGCTGGTGGGGCCTGTGGCCTACACCGAGCGAGCGTCCACCCCGCCCGAGAAGGTCACGGCGCGCGCCTACGGTCTCTACGAGCAGCGGATGCGACAGGCCAACGCCATGGACTTCGACGACCTGCTGGTCAACGCGCACCGCCTGCTCGTCGGCGAGCCCGAGGTGCTCGCCCACTACCAGGACCGGTTCCGGCACATCCTCGTCGATGAGTACCAGGACACGAACCACGCGCAGTACGAGATCGTGAACCTGCTCGCCGCACGCGAGCGGGACCTGATGGTCGTCGGCGACGACGACCAGTCGGTGTACTCCTGGCGCGGCGCCGACATCCGCAACATCCTGGAGTTCGAGCGCGACTATCCTGAAGCCACCGTGGTCAAGCTCGAGCAGAACTACCGCTCGACGGAGACGATCCTGGCGGCTGCCAACGCCGTGGTGGCGAACAACGTCGGACGCAAGCCCAAGACGCTGTGGACCGCCAACGTGGGCGGCGAGGCGATCACCCGTTACCATGCGTCCGACGAGCGCGACGAGGCCGGCTTCATCGCGGCGGAGGTCGAGCGGCTGCTGCGCGAGGAGAAGCGCAGCTACGCGGACTTCGCGGTGTTCTACCGCACCAACGCCCAGTCACGGACCCTGGAGGACGGCCTGCTGCGCGCGGGCGTGCCGTACCGGATCGTCGGCGGGACGCGCTTCTTCGAGCGCGCGGAGGTCAAGGACGTGATGGCGTACCTGCGCGCGCTCGCCAACCCGGCCGACGTGCAGTCGGTGAAGCGCGTCATCAACGTCCCGCGGCGCGGCATCGGCAAGACGACCGTGCAGCAGATCGAGGCGCACGCGGTCTTCAACGGCCTCACGTTCGCCGAGGCGCTCAGGTCCGCGGCCGAGGATCCGGCAGTGAAGCTCGCCGCGGCACCGCGGCAGAAGGTGGGCGCGTTCGTCGCACTCATGCGCGAGCTGGCCGAGGCACGCGAGCGCTACCCCCTGCGCGAGTACGTCGAGACCGTCTTGGAGCGCAGCGGGCTGGTCGGCGCGCTTCAGGCCGAGGGGACGCGAGAGGCGACCGGGCGCATCGAGAACCTGCAGGAGTTCCTCGGCGTGGTCGAGGAGTACGCCGAGACGCACGAGGAGGGCGACCTCGACGGCTTCCTCGAGTGGGCCGCGCTCCGCACCGACCTCGACGCGATGGCCGAGGACGACCGCTCCGTCACGCTGATGACGCTGCACACCGCGAAGGGCCTCGAGTACCCCGTCGTGTTCATGACCGGCATGGAGGACACCGTCTTCCCGCACGCCAACTCGATGTTCGAGCCCGCGGGGCTGGAGGAGGAGCGCCGTCTCGCCTACGTAGGCATCACGCGGGCGGGGGAGCGGCTCTACCTCACGCATGCGGCGACCAGGTCGCTCTTCGGCAGGCAGCAGTACAACCCGCCCAGCCGCTTCATGGAGGAGATCCCCGAGGAGCACGTCCGCCGCGGCGGACTCGGCTCCGAAGCCCTCGTGCCGGGCGACCGCGGTCGCGGCGCGGGGTGGGGCGGGTACGCGGGGCTCGGCGGCGCCGGCGCGACGAGGCAGCGCGGACGGCGGCCCGGACCCGGGCCGGGGCGCACGCCGTACGAAGGCGCGGGCGGCCGCGTCTTCGGCACGGGCGCTCCTCGCAGGGAGCCGCGCAGACCGTCCGAGACCTTCGGGCCCGGCGACACCATCGAGCACAAGGTCTTCGGGCGAGGGGTGGTCGAGGCCGTGAGCGGAGACAAGGTCGTGGTGAGCTTCCCGGGGCTGGGCAGCAAGAACCTGCTGCTGGGTTACGCCCCGATCCGGAAGGTGCGAGACTAG
- the aroF gene encoding 3-deoxy-7-phosphoheptulonate synthase has protein sequence MAAEAARAAGAVVRDGTVALIAGPCSIESRDQIMAVAEVVAESGAAVLRGGAYKPRTSPYSFQGLEEEGLKLLAEAGERYGLLTCTEVIDSAHAELVDSYVDILQVGTRNMANFSLLKKLGAVTAGSGKPVLFKRGMASTIEEWLAASEYVTMGGNANVILCERGIRTFETATRFTLDITAVPVVKKLSNLPIVVDASHPVGQADLVPAVCRAAVAIGADGLMVEVHPDPRKALSDGPQSLDLEAFRALVRELVPVARAVGREIPTKS, from the coding sequence GTGGCGGCCGAGGCCGCGCGCGCCGCTGGAGCGGTGGTGCGCGACGGCACGGTGGCCCTCATCGCCGGCCCGTGCTCGATCGAGAGCCGCGATCAGATCATGGCGGTGGCCGAGGTGGTCGCCGAGAGTGGGGCGGCCGTGCTGCGCGGCGGCGCCTACAAGCCGAGGACCTCGCCGTACAGCTTCCAGGGCCTCGAAGAGGAGGGGCTGAAGCTGTTGGCGGAGGCCGGGGAGCGCTACGGGCTGCTGACCTGCACGGAGGTCATAGACTCCGCTCATGCGGAGCTTGTGGACTCCTACGTCGACATCCTGCAGGTCGGCACTCGCAACATGGCGAACTTCAGCCTGCTGAAGAAGCTCGGGGCGGTCACCGCGGGCTCCGGTAAACCGGTGTTGTTCAAGCGCGGCATGGCATCCACCATCGAGGAGTGGCTGGCGGCCAGCGAGTACGTCACCATGGGCGGAAACGCCAACGTCATCCTGTGCGAGCGGGGTATCCGGACCTTCGAGACCGCGACGCGCTTCACACTCGACATCACTGCCGTGCCGGTGGTCAAGAAGCTCTCGAACCTGCCGATCGTGGTGGACGCCTCCCATCCGGTGGGGCAGGCGGACCTCGTCCCGGCGGTGTGCCGGGCGGCGGTGGCGATCGGAGCCGACGGGCTGATGGTGGAGGTGCATCCCGACCCGCGCAAGGCGCTCTCCGACGGTCCTCAGTCGCTGGACCTCGAGGCGTTCCGAGCGCTCGTGCGCGAGCTCGTCCCGGTCGCGCGGGCGGTCGGGCGAGAGATCCCGACCAAGTCGTGA
- a CDS encoding chorismate mutase, which produces MAEQDRDVEARIAELRGRIDEVDCEIVHLLNERAEVALAIRELKPIVQRALYDPKREEEIFEHLARCNEGPLFAENLREIYGAVLHVMKEL; this is translated from the coding sequence ATGGCCGAGCAGGACAGGGACGTCGAAGCGCGGATCGCGGAGCTGCGCGGCAGGATCGACGAGGTCGACTGCGAGATCGTGCACCTGCTCAACGAGCGCGCCGAGGTCGCGCTGGCGATCCGCGAGCTGAAGCCGATCGTGCAACGCGCGCTGTACGACCCCAAGCGCGAGGAGGAGATCTTCGAGCATCTCGCGCGATGCAACGAAGGCCCGCTCTTCGCGGAGAACCTGCGCGAGATCTATGGGGCCGTCCTGCATGTCATGAAGGAGCTCTAG
- the guaA gene encoding glutamine-hydrolyzing GMP synthase yields MHEQPHKVLVIDFGAQYAQLIARRVRECKVYSEIVPHDITLDELKAKEPAALILSGGPSSVYAEGAPSMDPGILHLDVPVLGLCYGMQLMALELGGSVPRTDVGEYGFAELQLDHEDSAIFDGLPYSQQVWMSHRDCVGDVPPGFRVTAHTAQTKVAAMENAQRKLYATQFHPEVAHTPHGLDMMKRFLHDVAKVPPTWTMVNIIDEAVERVRERAGSDRVICALSGGVDSSVVAALLHRAIGDRLTCVFVDHGLLRLDEAEEVVRVFRDQFHIDLIHVEAQDRYLDLLAGVEDPELKRRIIGEEFWKVFFEEATRLEGVKWLAQGTLYPDVIESGGRAGNATARIKSHHNLIPFPPGVDFELIEPLDNLFKDEVRAVGAELGLPDEIVHRQPFPGPGLAVRIIGDVTHERLEILRHADAIVREEIGRWDEGRDVWQYFAVLPAIRSVGVMGDERTYAHPVIIRAVSSADAMTADWARLPHELLATMSSRIINEVDGVNRVAYDITSKPPGTIEWE; encoded by the coding sequence GTGCACGAGCAGCCCCACAAGGTCCTCGTCATCGACTTCGGGGCGCAGTACGCGCAGCTGATCGCGCGACGCGTCCGCGAGTGCAAGGTCTACTCGGAGATCGTCCCGCACGACATCACGCTCGACGAGCTGAAGGCCAAGGAACCGGCCGCGCTCATCCTATCGGGCGGCCCGTCCAGCGTGTACGCCGAGGGCGCGCCCTCCATGGATCCGGGCATCCTCCACCTCGACGTACCGGTCCTCGGGCTGTGCTACGGGATGCAGCTCATGGCGCTCGAACTCGGCGGCTCCGTGCCGAGGACCGACGTCGGCGAGTACGGCTTCGCCGAGCTTCAGCTCGACCACGAGGACTCGGCCATCTTCGACGGCTTGCCGTACTCGCAGCAGGTGTGGATGAGCCACCGCGACTGCGTGGGCGACGTGCCGCCGGGGTTCCGGGTGACGGCGCACACCGCGCAGACGAAAGTCGCGGCGATGGAGAACGCGCAGCGCAAGCTGTACGCGACCCAGTTCCATCCCGAGGTCGCCCACACGCCGCACGGGCTGGACATGATGAAGCGCTTCCTGCACGACGTCGCGAAGGTCCCGCCGACCTGGACGATGGTCAACATCATCGACGAGGCCGTCGAGCGCGTGCGCGAGCGCGCCGGGAGCGACCGCGTCATCTGCGCCCTCTCCGGGGGAGTGGACTCCTCGGTGGTCGCCGCGCTGCTGCATCGCGCCATCGGCGACCGGCTCACGTGCGTCTTCGTCGATCACGGCCTGCTGCGACTGGACGAGGCCGAGGAGGTCGTGCGCGTCTTCCGCGACCAGTTCCACATCGACCTCATCCACGTCGAGGCCCAGGACCGCTACCTCGATCTGCTCGCGGGCGTGGAGGATCCGGAGCTCAAGCGCCGGATCATCGGCGAGGAGTTCTGGAAGGTCTTCTTCGAGGAGGCCACCAGGCTCGAGGGCGTGAAGTGGCTCGCCCAGGGCACGCTCTATCCCGACGTGATCGAGAGCGGCGGCCGCGCCGGCAACGCGACCGCCAGGATCAAGAGCCACCACAACCTCATCCCGTTCCCGCCCGGCGTGGACTTCGAGCTGATCGAGCCGCTCGACAACCTCTTCAAGGACGAGGTGCGCGCCGTGGGCGCCGAGCTGGGTCTGCCCGACGAGATCGTGCACCGCCAGCCGTTCCCGGGCCCCGGGCTCGCCGTGCGGATCATCGGCGACGTCACGCACGAGCGTCTCGAGATCCTGCGACACGCGGACGCGATCGTGCGCGAGGAGATCGGCCGCTGGGACGAGGGGCGCGACGTGTGGCAGTACTTCGCTGTCTTGCCGGCGATCCGCTCCGTCGGGGTGATGGGCGACGAGCGCACGTACGCGCATCCGGTGATCATCCGGGCGGTGTCCTCCGCGGATGCGATGACGGCGGACTGGGCGCGGCTGCCGCACGAGCTGCTCGCGACCATGAGCAGCCGCATCATCAACGAGGTCGACGGCGTCAACCGGGTCGCCTACGACATCACCAGCAAGCCGCCCGGCACCATCGAGTGGGAGTAG
- a CDS encoding GuaB3 family IMP dehydrogenase-related protein: protein MEVEIGRGKTARRAYGFDDIAIVPSRRTRDPRDVDIHWEFTFRDKTFSFPLPVLASAMDGVVDPALAVTMGKLGGLAVLNLEGIQTRYADAGAQLDLIAGFEKQEATARMQEIYREPVKPELITRRVREVKDGGVLAAASLTPQNVERYIGAALEGGLDILVIQGTVVSAEHVSSYDEPLDLNTFIRDLDIPIMVGGCCSYSGALHLMRTGAVGVLVGVGPGHACTTRRVLGIGVPQCTAIADAAAARMRHLDETGTYCHVVADGGMRTGGDLAKAIACGADTVMIGSPLTSASEAPGRGYHWGMATFHPELPRGTRVHSGVKGSLEEILVGPARENDGTLNLCGGLRTSMATCGYENLKTFQKAEVVVAPSIQTEGKALQREQGVGMGC, encoded by the coding sequence ATGGAAGTGGAGATCGGACGGGGCAAGACGGCGCGTCGAGCCTACGGTTTCGACGATATCGCGATCGTGCCCTCGCGGCGCACGCGCGACCCGCGAGACGTGGACATACACTGGGAGTTCACCTTCCGGGACAAGACGTTCTCCTTCCCCCTGCCGGTCCTGGCCTCTGCGATGGACGGCGTGGTCGACCCCGCCCTCGCGGTCACCATGGGCAAGCTCGGAGGGCTGGCCGTGCTCAACCTCGAGGGCATACAGACGCGCTACGCGGACGCGGGCGCGCAGCTCGACCTCATCGCCGGCTTCGAGAAGCAGGAAGCGACCGCGAGGATGCAGGAGATCTACCGGGAGCCGGTCAAGCCCGAGCTCATCACCCGGCGGGTGCGCGAGGTCAAGGACGGCGGCGTGCTCGCGGCGGCCTCGCTCACGCCGCAGAACGTCGAACGCTACATCGGGGCGGCGCTCGAGGGCGGCCTGGACATCCTCGTGATCCAGGGCACGGTCGTGTCCGCCGAGCACGTCTCCTCCTACGACGAGCCGCTCGACCTCAACACCTTCATCCGTGACCTCGACATCCCCATCATGGTCGGTGGCTGCTGCAGCTACTCCGGCGCCCTGCACCTCATGCGCACCGGTGCCGTGGGCGTGCTCGTGGGCGTCGGACCGGGGCATGCCTGCACGACACGCCGCGTGCTCGGGATCGGGGTGCCGCAGTGCACCGCGATCGCCGACGCGGCGGCGGCCCGCATGCGGCATCTCGACGAGACCGGCACCTACTGCCACGTCGTCGCCGACGGCGGCATGCGCACCGGCGGGGACCTGGCCAAGGCGATCGCGTGCGGGGCCGACACCGTGATGATCGGCTCGCCGCTGACGAGCGCGTCGGAGGCGCCCGGGCGCGGCTACCACTGGGGGATGGCCACGTTCCATCCCGAGCTGCCGCGCGGCACGCGCGTGCACTCCGGCGTCAAGGGATCGCTGGAGGAGATCCTCGTCGGGCCGGCGCGAGAGAACGACGGCACGCTCAACCTGTGCGGCGGCCTGCGCACCTCCATGGCCACCTGCGGTTACGAGAACCTCAAGACCTTCCAGAAGGCCGAGGTCGTCGTCGCCCCTTCGATACAGACCGAGGGCAAGGCGCTCCAGCGCGAGCAGGGCGTCGGGATGGGGTGCTAG
- a CDS encoding N-acetylmuramoyl-L-alanine amidase, translating into MNPDAGAPSDAIARAPRAPAGPLAAPRLAMLGFATAAVLALAAALPPSVAAAHVYIDPGHGGPYSNANANGLQEKDVNLAIAEALRDELRARGHKVGMTRTRDGAVATKDRPTWNWSDAGGWRFYADGTTRYTNGVPKDDLQARCDKANTAGADIFVSIHNNGASSSSAHGTETYASPKDPLGRRLCGLVQEEVVKATGLRDRGAFTAEYYVVRWTNMPAVLVEGGFITNSGDARKLADPAFRRKLARGIARGVARFLDSRPFERVYPRLSGPDRYATAAAVSAAGWPGGASTVLLTSGTDWPDAMAAAPLSKRLDAPLLLTAPGSLSPAARDEIARLRPSDLVVLGSSAAVSDRALAQARAAAGLAPDAVRRIGGRDRYQTAALIADELGVPSDGRVVLVSGTALVDALSIVAEASRRGWPIVLTKRDELPGPTASFFSRNSTSTVSTLVVGGPPVVAAAPLAGLPAVERLSGPDRYRTNVAVFRKYYAQGRVAPMVVNGAASPDGLVAAAYGAKTGRPVILTGGRFLSPYTREWIAQNRTRLDGHTVVGGPPVVPYLMDWMLVKSAAG; encoded by the coding sequence ATGAACCCGGATGCCGGAGCCCCGTCCGACGCGATCGCGCGCGCCCCGCGCGCCCCGGCCGGCCCCCTCGCCGCACCGCGCCTCGCGATGCTCGGCTTCGCGACCGCCGCCGTGCTCGCGCTCGCCGCGGCGCTGCCTCCCTCGGTGGCGGCCGCTCATGTCTACATCGACCCCGGGCACGGGGGTCCATACAGCAACGCCAACGCCAACGGCTTGCAGGAGAAGGACGTCAACCTGGCGATCGCCGAAGCGCTGCGCGACGAGCTCCGGGCACGCGGGCACAAGGTGGGCATGACGCGCACCCGCGACGGCGCCGTGGCCACGAAGGACCGCCCCACGTGGAACTGGAGCGATGCGGGAGGCTGGCGCTTCTACGCGGACGGCACGACTCGCTACACCAACGGCGTTCCGAAGGACGACCTGCAGGCGCGCTGCGACAAGGCCAACACCGCCGGCGCCGACATCTTCGTCTCGATCCACAACAACGGCGCGTCCAGCAGCTCCGCGCACGGGACCGAAACGTACGCCTCCCCGAAGGACCCGCTGGGCAGGAGGCTGTGCGGACTCGTCCAGGAGGAGGTCGTGAAGGCCACGGGCCTGCGTGACCGAGGAGCGTTCACCGCCGAGTACTACGTGGTCCGCTGGACGAACATGCCGGCCGTGCTGGTGGAAGGCGGTTTCATCACCAACTCGGGCGATGCCAGGAAGCTTGCTGACCCCGCCTTCCGCCGCAAGCTCGCCCGCGGCATCGCCCGCGGAGTGGCACGCTTCCTGGACTCCCGCCCGTTCGAGCGGGTCTACCCGCGCCTCTCCGGCCCCGACCGCTACGCGACCGCCGCCGCCGTGTCGGCCGCCGGCTGGCCTGGCGGGGCATCGACCGTCCTGCTCACCAGCGGCACCGACTGGCCCGACGCGATGGCCGCCGCGCCGCTGTCCAAGCGGCTCGACGCGCCGTTGCTGCTCACCGCGCCGGGCTCCCTCAGCCCCGCGGCGCGAGACGAGATCGCGCGCCTGCGCCCCTCGGACCTGGTCGTGCTCGGAAGCTCCGCGGCCGTGAGCGACCGCGCGCTCGCCCAGGCGCGCGCCGCGGCCGGGCTCGCGCCCGACGCCGTGCGCCGGATCGGCGGGCGCGACCGGTACCAGACGGCCGCGCTGATCGCCGACGAGCTCGGTGTGCCCTCCGACGGCCGGGTGGTGCTCGTCAGCGGCACGGCGCTGGTGGACGCCCTCTCGATCGTGGCCGAGGCGAGCCGGCGGGGCTGGCCCATAGTGCTCACGAAGCGCGACGAGCTCCCCGGCCCCACGGCTTCGTTCTTCTCCCGGAACTCCACCTCCACGGTCTCGACGCTGGTCGTCGGCGGGCCCCCGGTCGTCGCCGCCGCCCCGCTGGCCGGGCTCCCGGCGGTGGAGCGCCTGTCCGGGCCGGATCGCTACCGCACGAACGTGGCCGTCTTCCGGAAGTACTACGCGCAAGGCCGCGTCGCCCCGATGGTCGTGAACGGCGCGGCGTCTCCCGACGGACTCGTCGCCGCGGCCTACGGCGCCAAGACGGGCAGGCCGGTGATACTGACGGGGGGCCGCTTCCTCAGCCCCTACACGCGGGAGTGGATCGCGCAGAACCGCACGAGACTGGACGGCCACACGGTCGTCGGAGGCCCGCCGGTGGTGCCGTACCTGATGGACTGGATGCTCGTGAAGTCGGCCGCGGGATAG
- the ychF gene encoding redox-regulated ATPase YchF: protein MPLSIGIVGMPNVGKSTLFTALTRKQVDVSNYPFATIEPNVGVVPVPDPRLGEVARISPPEKVVPATVEFVDIAGLVEGASEGEGLGNQFLANIRDTDAIAEVVRYFRDPDVTHVTGRVDPASDAETIGTELVLADLGTVERAIPRLEKEAKKDRTIEPKLEVVRRAGEWMDAGHRAGRMEMTPEERELLRDLHLLTMKPMLYVANIDEADIGRELEPIDGVVPVPICASIEAELAQLERDELAEFLEAEGLEEPGLDRLVREAYRTLGLQSFFTHGPKEARAWTVRVGATALEAAGVIHTDFARGFIKAEVVSYDDYVASGGEAGARAAGKLRVEGKDYVVRDGDIIHFRFNV from the coding sequence GTGCCGCTGTCCATCGGCATTGTCGGGATGCCCAACGTGGGCAAGTCCACGCTGTTCACAGCGCTCACCCGCAAGCAGGTGGACGTCTCCAACTACCCGTTCGCGACGATCGAGCCGAACGTGGGCGTGGTGCCCGTGCCCGATCCTCGGCTGGGCGAGGTCGCCAGGATCTCCCCGCCGGAGAAGGTCGTGCCGGCCACGGTGGAGTTCGTGGACATCGCGGGGCTCGTCGAGGGCGCCAGCGAGGGCGAGGGGCTCGGCAACCAGTTCCTGGCCAACATCCGCGACACCGATGCGATCGCGGAGGTGGTGCGCTACTTCAGAGACCCGGACGTTACGCACGTGACCGGGCGGGTGGACCCCGCCTCCGACGCGGAGACCATCGGGACCGAGCTCGTGCTGGCCGACCTGGGCACCGTGGAGCGGGCGATACCGCGCCTGGAGAAGGAAGCGAAGAAGGACCGGACGATCGAGCCGAAGCTCGAGGTCGTACGCCGAGCGGGCGAGTGGATGGACGCGGGTCACCGCGCGGGCAGGATGGAGATGACGCCCGAGGAGCGAGAGCTGCTGCGCGACCTGCATCTCTTGACCATGAAGCCCATGCTGTACGTCGCGAACATCGACGAGGCCGACATCGGGCGCGAGCTCGAGCCGATCGACGGCGTCGTACCCGTCCCGATCTGCGCGAGCATCGAGGCCGAGCTGGCTCAGCTCGAGCGCGACGAGCTCGCGGAGTTCCTCGAGGCCGAAGGACTCGAGGAGCCGGGCCTCGACCGCCTGGTCCGCGAGGCGTACCGGACGCTGGGGCTTCAGAGCTTCTTCACGCACGGGCCCAAAGAGGCCAGGGCGTGGACGGTGCGCGTCGGAGCCACGGCGCTCGAGGCGGCCGGCGTGATCCACACCGACTTCGCGCGCGGCTTCATCAAGGCCGAGGTCGTGAGCTACGACGACTACGTGGCCTCAGGCGGTGAGGCGGGCGCGAGGGCCGCCGGCAAGCTGCGCGTGGAGGGCAAGGACTACGTCGTGCGCGACGGGGACATCATCCACTTCCGCTTCAACGTGTGA
- a CDS encoding glycosyltransferase has product MRIGMFVDMYKPYLSGVTNYVSLYKRRFEELGHEVYVFAFGERDYDDGEPNVIRSAGVPFGATGWQAGVAFSAEAKRLIPTLDIAHVHHPFLSGRLLLQESGRLRIPVVFTGHSRYDLYSDTYASYIPRRIRYWYLRRYLDRFCRACDLVIVPSPTIQRWYREFGVTAPSTLLSNAVDTVPFRRPPRPKGKAELGFQEDTIVLVYLGRVSAEKNVGVLIDAFSRAARSSDGLRLLLVGDGAAAQEASSALAAVGLSGRAFFAGRVPYEQVPDFCAAGDVFVSASVSEVHPLVVMEAMAAGMPAIGVESPGVVDVVDDGETGLLVPAGSADLAGSLAERMTLLARDADMRERLAARAVEVATERYDIRRTAEEMLGHYERLIGRPARPAPAGKARREP; this is encoded by the coding sequence GTGCGCATCGGCATGTTCGTGGACATGTACAAGCCCTACCTGAGCGGCGTCACCAACTACGTGAGCCTCTACAAGCGGCGGTTCGAGGAGCTCGGGCACGAGGTCTACGTGTTCGCGTTCGGCGAGCGGGACTACGACGACGGCGAGCCCAACGTCATCCGGTCGGCGGGCGTTCCTTTCGGCGCCACCGGCTGGCAGGCCGGAGTCGCGTTCTCCGCCGAGGCGAAGCGGCTGATACCGACCCTGGACATCGCCCACGTCCACCATCCGTTCCTCTCGGGGCGGCTCCTGCTACAGGAGTCGGGTCGGCTACGGATCCCGGTGGTCTTCACCGGACACAGCCGCTACGACCTGTACTCGGACACCTACGCGAGCTACATCCCCCGTCGCATCCGCTACTGGTACCTGCGCCGCTACCTCGACCGCTTCTGCCGCGCGTGCGACCTCGTCATCGTCCCGTCGCCCACGATCCAGCGCTGGTACCGTGAGTTCGGGGTGACGGCCCCGAGCACGCTGCTGTCCAACGCGGTGGACACCGTGCCGTTCCGCCGCCCGCCTCGCCCGAAGGGCAAGGCGGAGCTCGGCTTCCAGGAGGATACGATCGTCCTCGTCTACCTCGGGCGTGTGAGCGCCGAGAAGAACGTGGGCGTGCTGATCGACGCCTTCTCGCGCGCGGCGCGCTCCTCGGACGGGCTGCGGCTGCTGCTCGTAGGCGACGGCGCCGCCGCCCAAGAGGCCTCCTCGGCGCTCGCAGCCGTCGGACTGTCCGGACGCGCCTTCTTCGCCGGGCGCGTCCCCTACGAGCAGGTCCCCGACTTCTGTGCCGCCGGCGACGTCTTCGTCTCGGCCTCGGTCTCGGAGGTCCACCCCCTCGTGGTCATGGAGGCGATGGCGGCGGGCATGCCCGCCATCGGGGTCGAATCCCCAGGTGTGGTGGACGTCGTCGACGACGGAGAGACCGGCCTCCTCGTACCGGCCGGCTCGGCCGACCTGGCCGGTTCGCTCGCCGAGCGCATGACGCTCCTCGCGCGGGACGCCGACATGCGCGAGAGGCTGGCGGCACGCGCGGTGGAGGTGGCGACGGAGCGCTACGACATCCGCCGCACCGCCGAGGAGATGCTCGGCCACTACGAGCGGCTGATCGGACGGCCGGCACGGCCCGCGCCCGCCGGCAAGGCCCGGCGCGAGCCGTAG